ACCCGTCTGGTCGAAGGCAAATACGACGGTGAGCTGCTGGAGCTGCAAACGGCGCTGAATCACTCTATCGACCACCTGTCCGAAATGGTCGCAACCATCCGCAACGCCTCCGACGAAGTCACCCGCGGTGCAGACCAAATCTCTCACGGCAGCATGGACCTGAATGAACGCACGCAAAATCAGGCCGCCGCACTGGAACAGACCGCTTCTTCGATGGAACAGATGACCTCTTCGGTACGCAGCAACTCGGACAGTGCGCAACAGGCTTATCAACTGGCCGAGAAAGCTCAAGACAAAACCCAACAAGGGGTTTTGATCATGAACCAGACTATTGAAGCGATGCACGGTATCGAAAGCGCCAGCGAACAGATCAGTAATATTATCGGCCTGATCGACAGCATCTCTTTCCAGACCAACCTTCTGGCGTTAAATGCCGCGGTTGAAGCCGCTCGAGCCGGTGAAGCCGGGCGCGGTTTTGCGGTCGTTGCCGGAGAAGTCCGCAATCTGGCAGGTAACTCGGCCGATGCCGCCAACCAGATCAAACAACTAATCGACAATACTGTAGAGCAGATTCACAAAGGGACCGAACTTGCCGGACAATCCAGTGAAGCCTTACAGGAGATCCGCTCGGCCATTCACGAGGTCAACGAGCTGATTGCCAGAATCAACCAATCCAGTTCGGAACAAGCAACAGGCATCACTCAAGTCAATCAGGCGATCAGTAATATCGACCAGACGACTCAGCAAAACGCCCATCTTGTAGAATCGCTCTCGGAATTTTCCGGCGACGTCGACCGCCAATCCAAAGCCTTGCAGCAGACGGTTTCCGGATTTGCCATCAATCTAAACCGTCGCTTGCCGAACAAGTCGTAAAGGAAGCCACAGCACAAATAAAAAAACGCACACCAGACTCATCCGGAGTGCGTTTTCTCTCTAACAGAAGCGCGTAACAATTACACGGTCTGCACACCCTCTTCTCGAGGATTGAATGGCATAATTTCAGCCATTTGCTCATACAATGCCTTAGCCTGCTCTGAATCGGCCGGTGGCGTATGAATTTGGATCACTACGTACTGGTTTCCCGGCTCTTTACCTAACCCGCGACCTTTCAGGCGCATTTTCGCACCCGATTGTGTGCCCGCTGCAATCGACATCTTGACCTTTCCTTTCAGGGTCGGAATTTCCACCTTGGCACCCAAAGCGGCTTCCCATGGCGTAACCGGAAGCTCAACGATCACATCCTTGCCGTCCACTTTAAAATTCGGGTGCTTCTGCAGATTGATTTCAATAATCACATCACCGCGTGGACCGCCATTCACGCCCTGAAATCCTTTTTCCTTAACGCGAATCTTCTGGTCCTGCAGGACTCCAGCCGGAATACGCACCTTAATCGGCTTCGTATCATAGGAATGACTGCGCGAGCTGGAGACGCCGGTTTCGACATTGATTACGCGCTCACAACCTTCAATGGCCTCCTCCAGACTGACCATAACTTTGGCAACCTGATCTTCCCCCTTACGTGGGCGCGCTTGACGCTGACCGCCAAAACCGCCTGCGCCACCGAAACCACCAGCACCGCCACCAAACATATCGCCAAAGATATCCCCGAAGTCAGCGCCGCCGAATCCACCTGCGCCACCGAAACCGCCACCAAAGCCTCCTGCACCGGCCTGCTGATAATTCGAACCGAACTGGTCATACATATTACGTTTTTCCGGATCGCTCAGGGTTTCATAAGCTTCGGAAAGTTCTTTAAACTTGGCTTCATCCCCGGTCTTCTTATCCGGATGATATTTAGCCGCCAGCTTACGATAGGCTTTTTTGATTTCCGCATCACTGGCCGCTCGCGACACACCTAAAATCTGGTAATAATCCTTGCTCATTCAAGCTCCTTAACGAATTCTTTTTCTGCCCGCATATATAAGGACTCTCTAAACAAATTTCAAGGATTCTTGTTCTACTGGCATCAATATTGCGTTAACAATCATAAAGCGTTCACAAAATGTCAGTAAAATTCAATCCAATTTGCCTAAGATCCACTTCTTTTTCAGGAGGCGTTTATGTCAAACCCCAATTATATCCTGATTGCCAAAGGCCGTAAGCACCTGACCTTTAAAGCAACCCACTCCAATTACCACTATCTTGAGGAAATCGGAGCCTTAATCTTGAAACAACCCAAAAGCAGCTACCTGCGATATGATATTTTCGAAACAGAAAACGCAACACTTGCACTAACTTCAGCGTAGTACGCCTCTTTTTTGGGCAAAAAAAAACCCCGGAGCGAAATCGCGCCGGGGTTTCAAAACAAATCTACAAGACTTTTTTAGAAATCCACGCGCAGATTCAATTTGAAGTTCCGTCCTTGCGCCAAAGTATAACCTTTATAGGTATCCAGGAAATCGACATAGGACTTGTCAAACAGATTCTCGACAGCCAGATTCATATACAGTTTCTGATTCTGCGAGCCTTTAATCATCGCCGAGTAACGCAGATTCCAAAGTGCATAAGCCTCGGTTGAAGCGCGACCGATCGACATATTGTCGAACTGAGAGAAAGGCTCATAAGCACCGGCCGAGTCTTTATCCGCCACCAGTTTGGTTTCCACGGTCCACTTCTGACGGGTAAAGCCGTTCCAATCCGCCGGCAAATAACTGTTTTGAATCAGCATATTATGCGCCGGAATCAGAGGCAGATCACGCGAATTATCTTCGTCGCGCCCCTCAATCCACTCCAAAGCCAAAGACGACTGCCACTGCTTGTTCCAGCGGTGATCAATGTTGAATTCAAAACCGCGAATAACCGCATCCGTCTGCTGCGCCTGCATTTCAGGCAAAGCTCCGCCCGAATCACAGGCGACAATTTCACCTTCATTTGGCGAACCTTCGGATCCGCGACACAGCCCTGTATTGGCCAGATAAATATAATTATCGACCCAGTTCTGATAAGCGGTCGCCACCATACGGGTAGATCCGTTGTCCCAGCGCAAAGACAGATCGGTGTTCAACGCCGTCTCTTCTTCAAGCTCCGGATTTCCGATCTGATACGCCTGAACACCGCCGTGCTCACCACCGGCATAGAGTTCGAAAATGCTCGGGGCACGGAAACCGCGGGCAATATTCCCAGCCAGGCTCCAGCTGTCATTCAGGCGATAGGTGGTACCGAGCGACCCGGACCAAACTGCGAAATCGCGTTCATTATTGGACTCGTCAAAAATACCCGCTTCTTCGGTAAA
The genomic region above belongs to Thiomicrorhabdus xiamenensis and contains:
- a CDS encoding DnaJ C-terminal domain-containing protein, whose protein sequence is MSKDYYQILGVSRAASDAEIKKAYRKLAAKYHPDKKTGDEAKFKELSEAYETLSDPEKRNMYDQFGSNYQQAGAGGFGGGFGGAGGFGGADFGDIFGDMFGGGAGGFGGAGGFGGQRQARPRKGEDQVAKVMVSLEEAIEGCERVINVETGVSSSRSHSYDTKPIKVRIPAGVLQDQKIRVKEKGFQGVNGGPRGDVIIEINLQKHPNFKVDGKDVIVELPVTPWEAALGAKVEIPTLKGKVKMSIAAGTQSGAKMRLKGRGLGKEPGNQYVVIQIHTPPADSEQAKALYEQMAEIMPFNPREEGVQTV